The following proteins are encoded in a genomic region of Gossypium hirsutum isolate 1008001.06 chromosome D05, Gossypium_hirsutum_v2.1, whole genome shotgun sequence:
- the LOC107903694 gene encoding metalloendoproteinase 2-MMP, with product MKFQVLVIAIWVLVCFGSVSARFFPNITDIPSWIKNNATSKATWDAFNKFAGCRPGEKREGLSQLKQYFNHFGYIPNSPSNFSEDFDDELEKALKTYQQNFNLNVTGQLDDQTLQQIVRPRCGNADVINGTSSMNSGRSSSFHTTGHLHTTAHFSFFPGTPRWPSNRQDLTYSFLPANGLTDEVKAVFTSAFQKWSTVTPLTFTQVDSYSSADITIGFYTGDHGDGEPFDGVLGTLAHAFSPTSGRLHLDGDENWVVSGDVTKASVSTAVDLESVAVHEIGHLLGLGHSSVEDAIMYPSITSRTRKVELADDDIQGIQLLYGTNPNYNGSTTSNTQERESSGGVPRYLGPRWGLALFLAVGFGSLFL from the coding sequence ATGAAGTTTCAAGTTTTGGTGATTGCGATTtgggttttggtatgttttggttcaGTTTCAGCTAGATTCTTTCCCAATATCACAGATATTCCGTCATGGATTAAGAACAACGCCACGTCAAAGGCCACATGGGACGCCTTCAACAAATTTGCCGGCTGCCGGCCAGGCGAAAAACGGGAAGGTTTGTCGCAGCTTAAACAGTACTTTAACCATTTCGGTTATATACCCAACTCGCCCTCTAATTTCAGCGAGGACTTCGACGATGAGTTAGAAAAGGCATTGAAAACATACCAGCAGAACTTCAACCTTAACGTCACTGGTCAACTGGATGACCAGACTCTTCAACAGATCGTACGGCCCAGATGCGGTAACGCCGATGTAATCAACGGGACGAGTTCCATGAACTCAGGTAGATCGTCGTCTTTTCACACAACCGGACACTTGCACACGACGGCGCATTTCTCTTTCTTCCCGGGAACACCGCGTTGGCCTTCGAACCGGCAGGACTTAACGTACAGTTTCTTGCCGGCGAATGGGTTAACCGACGAAGTAAAAGCCGTCTTCACGAGCGCCTTCCAGAAATGGTCAACCGTTACGCCGCTGACGTTCACGCAAGTGGATTCCTACTCCTCGGCGGACATAACGATCGGGTTTTACACTGGAGACCACGGAGACGGCGAGCCATTCGATGGGGTTTTAGGGACGTTGGCCCACGCTTTTTCTCCCACAAGCGGAAGGCTCCATTTGGACGGGGATGAGAACTGGGTAGTTTCTGGTGATGTGACGAAGGCATCGGTGTCGACGGCGGTGGACTTGGAGTCGGTGGCCGTTCATGAGATCGGGCATCTGTTGGGTTTGGGGCATTCGTCGGTAGAGGATGCGATTATGTACCCATCGATCACTTCGCGGACGAGAAAAGTGGAACTGGCGGACGATGATATCCAAGGGATTCAATTGTTGTACGGCACTAATCCTAACTATAACGGTTCCACCACTTCGAATACGCAGGAGAGAGAGAGTAGCGGCGGCGTTCCCCGTTATCTGGGTCCACGGTGGGGCCTTGCTCTATTCTTGGCCGTTGGATTTGGGTCTTTATTTTTGTAG
- the LOC121217190 gene encoding uncharacterized protein codes for MIESTALDGRMARWQILLSVFDIVYVSQKAIKGSAIVDFLASRALEDYELLDFDFPNEDLMCVGNVEEDPQENHSWRLNFDGASNALGNGIGAILVSSNGDYHPFTSKLDFDCTNNMAEYEACIMGIRAATKWKIKALKVYGDSALVIYQLKGEWETRDPKLIRYWRLVLELIEEFDNITFCYLPWEENQMADALATLASIIKVNQLEDMKLIQISIYEIPAQCYSIEEVEDDNRP; via the coding sequence atgatagaGTCAACGGCGTTGGATggaagaatggctagatggcaaatctTGCTCTCCGtgtttgatatagtatatgtaagTCAAAAGGCCATAAAAGGGAGTGCGATAGTAGATTTCTTGGCTAGCAGAGCGTTAGAAGATTATGAACTTCTGGATtttgatttcccgaatgaagacttgatgtgtgTGGGGAATGTTGAAGAGGATCCCCAGGAAAATCATTCTTGGAGGTTAAACTTTGATGGAGCTTCGAATGCGTTAGGCAATGGGATTGGGGCAATCCTGGTATCTTCAAATGGAGATTatcatcctttcaccagtaaattggACTTCGATTGCACTAATaatatggctgaatatgaagcttgcatcatgggtatccgagCGGCCACAAAATGGAAAATTAAGGCACTAAAAGTATATggagactcagcattggtaaTCTACCAACTAAAAGGGGAATGGGAAACgagagaccccaagttgatcCGTTATTGGAGATTGGTTCTGGAATTGATTGAAGAGTTTGACAACATTACCTTCTGTTATCTCCCAtgggaagaaaatcagatggctgatgctcttGCTACTTTAGCCTCCATTATTAAAGTGAATCAGCTAGAGGACATGAAACtcattcaaattagtatttatgagatccCGGCCCAGTGCTACAGTATTGAAGAAGTGGAGGATGATAATCGTCCCTAG